One window from the genome of Salvelinus namaycush isolate Seneca chromosome 19, SaNama_1.0, whole genome shotgun sequence encodes:
- the LOC120064306 gene encoding thioredoxin domain-containing protein 9-like — protein MASQSMEIMAKALEQQVLQSARMVEEQLDAELGKLERMDDDEMEKLKERRMEALKKSQKQKQEWLGKGHGEYKEIPSEKDFFPEVKESNRVVCHFYRDSTFRCKILDKHLSVLAKKHLETKFIKLNVDKAPFLTDRLRIKVIPTLALVKDGKTKDYIVGFTDLGNTDEFPTEVLEWRLGCSDIINYSGNLMEPPTLTQKSGSKFTKVEKKTIRGRGHDSDSEDD, from the exons ATGGCGAGTCAGTCGATGGAGATCATGGCCAAGGCGCTGGAGCAGCAGGTGCTGCAGTCAGCCAGGATGGTGGAGGAGCAGCTGGATGCAGAGCTGGGGAAGCTGGAGCGCATGGATGACGATGAGATGGAAAagctgaaggagaggaggatggaggccCTCAAGAAATCCCAGAAACAAAAGCAG GAGTGGCTGGGTAAAGGGCATGGGGAGTACAAGGAGATCCCCAGTGAGAAAGACTTCTTCCCTGAGGTGAAGGAGAGCAATCGAGTGGTCTGCCATTTCTACAGAGACTCCACCTTCAG ATGCAAGATCCTGGACAAGCACCTTAGCGTCCTGGCCAAGAAGCACCTGGAGACCAAGTTCATCAAGCTGAATGTGGACAAGGCTCCATTCCTGACAGATAGGCTGCGGATCAAGGTGATTCCCACTCTGGCGCTGGTAAAGGACGGGAAGACCAAGGACTACATAGTGGGTTTCACAGACCTAGGAAACACAGACGAGTTCCCCACAGAGGTGCTGGAGTGGAGACTGGGCTGCTCTGACATCATCAACTACAG TGGTAACCTCATGGAACCCCCCACCCTGACACAGAAATCTGGTTCAAAGTTCACCAAAGTGGAGAAGAAGACCATCAGGGGGAGAGGACACGACTCAGACTCTGAAGACGACTAG
- the mrpl30 gene encoding 39S ribosomal protein L30, mitochondrial, with protein sequence MAMLCRGLHIPSPIQALTESTPLPWLISFRSKFTKARIPQEILDERSQEHEKYGGNQEQPHKLHVVTRVKSTMRRPYWEKKLVEGLCLQKAYVPVIHKNIPSVNNQLKFIKHLVRIQPLKLPHGLPAEEDMADTYLNSKGELIVRRLLKPVGSKAIES encoded by the exons ATGGCAATGCTATGTCGTGGTCTTCACATACCTTCCCCAATTCAG GCTTTAACAGAATCTACGCCTCTGCCTTGGTTAATTTCATTCCGAAGCAAGTTCACCAAAGCACGGATCCCACAAGAG ATTCTGGACGAGCGGTCTCAAGAGCATGAGAAGTATGGTGGAAACCAGGAGCAGCCCCATAAGCTGCACGTGGTGACGCGGGTCAAGAGCACCATGCGCCGGCCCTACTGGGAGAAGAAGCTAGTGGAGGGACTCTGCTTGCAGAAG GCGTATGTACCTGTAATTCACAAGAACATCCCTTCAGTCAACAACCAGCTGAAATTCATCAAGCATCTTGTGAG GATCCAGCCACTGAAGCTTCCCCATGGTCTCCCTGCTGAGGAAGACATGGCCGACACCTACCTGAACAGCAAAGGAGAGCTGATCGTACGACGCCTCCTCAAACCTGTAGGGTCCAAAGCCATCGAGTCATAG